In Pelosinus sp. IPA-1, a single window of DNA contains:
- a CDS encoding permease, which translates to MKRLKAYKWAIIFLLVQIAIFFVNNTIGKNAFDITLSNLKEMLLLIPPIFIIMGLMDIWIPKETLIRYMGHGSGVTGLLIAFVLGTIAAGPLYVAFPMGVLLLKKGAKLSNVIFFLGVWSSTKLPIVVFEAASLGLNFTLIHIAISIPLYLLMAFYIEKSVSKEDISLIVANAD; encoded by the coding sequence ATGAAACGATTGAAGGCATATAAATGGGCAATAATATTTCTTTTGGTACAAATAGCAATCTTTTTTGTAAATAATACGATTGGTAAAAATGCGTTTGATATTACACTATCAAATTTAAAGGAAATGCTTTTATTGATTCCTCCGATCTTTATTATTATGGGCCTGATGGATATTTGGATTCCAAAGGAAACATTGATAAGGTATATGGGCCATGGTTCAGGGGTAACTGGACTTCTCATAGCTTTTGTCCTTGGAACTATAGCGGCAGGACCATTATATGTAGCATTTCCAATGGGGGTTCTTCTCCTAAAAAAAGGAGCGAAGTTGTCTAATGTAATCTTTTTTCTAGGCGTATGGTCAAGTACAAAACTTCCAATAGTAGTATTTGAAGCTGCTTCATTAGGACTAAACTTCACATTGATTCATATAGCAATCAGTATACCTTTATATCTTCTGATGGCATTTTATATTGAAAAATCAGTTTCTAAAGAAGATATATCATTAATTGTTGCTAATGCAGATTAA